The Candidatus Thermoplasmatota archaeon genomic interval TCGCCCAGTCCGGCCGCGCCGACGTCGCGGCCGTGGCCAGCCGCCGCGCGGCGCAACGGTACGGGCTTGCCGTTCTCGCGGAGGGCATCCAGACGGCGCCCGACAACCAGACACGCTTCTACGTTCTTGCAAAGGAGCCCGCGCCCCGCCGCCCCGGGCCGCAGAAGACCTGCCTCCTGTTACGAACGCAGGACGCGCCCGGCGCCCTCCACGGAGTGCTCGAGGCGCTTGCGCGGCGAGGCGTCAACCTCGTGAAGCTCGAGAGCCGGCCTTCGCGCGGCCGCCCGTTCGAGTACCTGTTCTACCTCGATCTTGCCGGCCACGCGGACGATCCGCCCGTCCGCGAGGCGCTCGCGGAGGTTTCCGGGCGGACGACGTTCCTCCGCGTGCTGGGCAGCTTCCCCCGCGCGTCGGGCCCGCAAGTGGGGCCCCGCTAGGGGCGCGGCGTCCGCTCAATGCCAAAGGCGATCTTCAGGTTCACCTTGTACTCGACGATCGAGGAGCCGTCGAACCGAACGCTCATGTTCTCGACGTGGGCGCCCGTGATCCCGCGCAGTGTGTCGCTTGCGTCCACGA includes:
- the pheA gene encoding prephenate dehydratase, giving the protein MRAAFQGEEGAYSEEALRSALGAEPQAVGYATLDDVFAALARGAVDRAVVPIENSLAGSIHRTYDLLRNHDLPIVDEVVVRIDHCLLARPGATRAGLREVHSHPQAIEQCEAFLRTLGCALVAHLDTAGAARMVAQSGRADVAAVASRRAAQRYGLAVLAEGIQTAPDNQTRFYVLAKEPAPRRPGPQKTCLLLRTQDAPGALHGVLEALARRGVNLVKLESRPSRGRPFEYLFYLDLAGHADDPPVREALAEVSGRTTFLRVLGSFPRASGPQVGPR
- a CDS encoding dodecin family protein, which encodes MAARLLRGKKTSNGQKHDHRTAKVVELIGTSNTSFEDAVQNALVDASDTLRGITGAHVENMSVRFDGSSIVEYKVNLKIAFGIERTPRP